ACTGTCGGAATCCCCGGCAAAACCCCGGGCTACTAAACTGCAGTCGGCGGCAATGGCCAAAGCCAGCGGATGCTCCGGGGCGTTGTAATTGCCGAAGGGGGTGGTGCCGGTCACCAGGCCTCCTTCCGAGGTGGGAGAGGTCTGGCCCTTGGTCAGTCCGTAGATCTGGTTGTCGTGGACCAGATAGGTGATCCCCGGGTTGCGCCGCATGGCATGGACGAAGTGGTTGCCGCCCTCGGCGTAACCGTCCCCGTCCCCGCCCTCGGCGATGACCTGCAGGCCGTGGTTGGCCAGCTTGATGCCGGTGGCCACGGGAAGGGTCCGCCCGTGCAGGCCGTTGAACAGGTTGCATTTCAGGTAATGCGGCAGCTTGGGGGCCTGGCCGATCCCTGAGGAGAACATCACCTGATGGGGGGCGATGTCCAGCGAGGCCAGGGCCTGCTTGACCGCCTTAAGGATGGCGAAATTGTAGCAGCCTGGGCACCAGGCGCTTTGGTCTTCGCTTTTATATATGTTTACATCCAGCATAATTTACCATTTCTTATTAGGAAACCAGGAAGACAGGAATTACTTTGAGATCACCCTTTTTACGTCCAATGTCAACTTGCCGAAATTCAATAATAATCATGTTCTATCGTAAAGTTTTTGGACAGGATATTACAGTTGCATTTTGAAGGCGAAATTTTAAATATTTATTGCTGCACTATCTTTGGTCTTATTTTGTTACTGCTGTCGGGAGGCAGGTTTACGAAATCCGTGTCCTTAACTTCCTGGAATGCAAACCGGCTTGTTGTGCACAGTAATTAATTAATGTTTCCATATAGATATTGATGAAATGTAACCATCTAATCGATATTCTTTAGAATAATACTCCCCGTTTTTATCAGGTTCATATTTTATACCAACAGGTTCACCATTGTCCCAGCCAACTTTTAATGTGCAGTAATAGTTTTTTGCTTTACCATCTAAATCCACAAAGTCAAAACTCTCATCATGCCGAAAGACAATGTCTTGATGTATTGGGATTGTAGGATATAAATGGTTGAATTCTTCTAATGTCATGCCAACATGTACGCCTTTACGAGTCCTATACAAAGGATCAAATATTGTAATACCACGTACAAAATATCTTTTAGGTGTATTTGGACCACCAAATTTTAATATTTTCACCTTATTTTTATATAAGGTCCAACCAGTATCTTCTTTGTACATGCTATCAACACTGTCACATTTAATACATTTGATAAATTCACTAACTTTCATGCCGATTTTCCCATAGCCGACAGAATTGGCAGTAATTAAATAAGTGCTATCAATACCACCGGCGATAGTATTTTTAACAAGTATCGTTAAAAACAACAAAACAATAAAAGCAATTTTTTGATGTGCCATTGATTCCCCTTATATTTATTGTACACGAGTATGAAGAACCTTTATTGCGGCTCCGATTATTGCCTCTGTCAGTTTTTCATGTTCTAATGCCATAATATCCTGTGTTTGATTTTCCTGCGTTCTTGGTTTCCTTAAAAAGATTACCTTAGGTATCGTAAGTATCCGTGCCGTTTATTTTCCTGTATTCCTGGTTTCCTTATAGAGGTTAGTCTATTGTATTGTAACTATCAACTATGTACTGCGCCGTCAGCGGCCGGCCGTCAAACTTCCTTATCGACCCGTCGGCCTTGATCCCCGTTTCCGTCAGCAGCAGTTTCTCGAACTGCCCGGTGGCGTTCTGCTCCACCACTATGATCTTCTTATACCCGGACAGCAATTCCACAGTTTCTTTTGGCAGCGGGAAGACCTGCGGGAAATGCACCGCCGAAACCTTCTCCCCCTGCTCCTGCAGTTTTTCGACCGCCTCCCGCACCGCCCATTTTGAAGAACCGAAGCCGACCAGGACTGTTTCCCTGGAATCTCCGAAGACTTCAGGACTAAGCGAATCCTCCTTAAGGCCTTTGAGCTTGGCCAGTCTTTTGGCCGTCATCTGCAGGCGAACCGAAGCGCTCTCTGCAATGTGCCCTTCCTCGGTGTGTTCGTCGCTGTCCCAGTACTGCACCTCTTCCGTGGCTCCGGGAATGAGGCGGTCGGAGATCCCGTCCGAGGAAAGGTGGTACCGCTTGTAGGAACCGGAAGCCTGATCCCAGGAAGCCAGGAGTTTGCCCCGGTCAATGGATATTTTATCCAGGTCCAGACCATCCACGGTCCAGAACGAGTCGTTCAGGTTCTGGTCGCCCAGGACTATTACCGGGGTCTGGTATCTGTCGGCCAGGTTGAAAGCCTGCTGCATGGCGTAGACGGTCTCTTCGGCGTCGCCGGGGGCCAGAATGGCCCGGGCAAACTCGCCGTGGCCGCCGTATAGTGCGAACAAAAGATCCCCCTGCTCGGTGCGGGTGGGAAAGCCGGTGGCCGGGCCGGGCCGCTGGGCAATGAAGACCACCAGCGGCACTTCGGTCATCCCGGCCAGCGAAAGGCCCTCGGTCATCAGGGCAAAGCCGCCGCCCGAGGTGCAGGTCATGGCCCTTACTCCCGCCACTGAGGCCCCGATGGTCATGTTTATGGCGGCGATCTCGTCCTCGGCCTGTTCCACCAGCAGCCCCGAAACTTCCTTTTGCTTGGCGGCGCAGTATTCCATTATCCCGGTGGAGGGCGACATGGGATAGGCCGACAGGAACTGCAGGCCCGAGACCAAACTGCCGAACCCGGCCGCTTCGCTGCCGGTCATCAGCATCTTGCCGGGGCTTGTGGAAGCTTTCCGGTGCAGGGTGCAGTAGGGGCAGACGCCCTTGAACTCCCGCTCGGCAAAATCGTAACCGGCCCGGGCCGCCCGGATGTTGGCCTCCACGATAAGGTCTCCCTTGCGGTCGAACAGGTCGCCCAGGGTGTCGGCCAGCACGTCAAAATCGTACTCCATCAGGCTGAAGCAGACACCGCAGGCCGCAGCGTTGACCATGATCTTGCTCTGGGCCGCCTCCAGGGCCAGTTTCTCCAGCGGCACCGGGAACAGGTTCAGCTTTTTATCATCGTGGGCGCTGAGCCCTGTCGAAGCGCCGCCACCGTGGACGCTGAGCCCTGTCGAAGCGCCCGCATCTGATATCTTTTCATCAAACACCACCACCCCGCCCTCCACCATGCCGGGTGAATGGATGTCAATTGACTCCCGGTTGAGGGCGATCAGAATGTTGGACCTTTCCGACAGACTGCCCACCGGCCGGTCGGAGATCCGCAAGACAGCGAAATTGTGCCCGCCCCGGATCCGGGACATCAGGTCCTGGTAGCAATGGACAAAGTAGCCCTGGCGGGTTAGCGCCTTGGCCAAAGTATAGGAGATGGTCTGCATCCCCTGTCCGGCCGCGCCGGCTATGGTGATGGTGATATCTATCATACGCATAATTTATTAGCCCAGCCCTTAAGGGCTGGGCTAATAAATATTATTTTAAAATTTTAGACCTCCAGTTTTTCGCCTTCCCGGGCCCCAAAGATATGGATATTGGTGTTGGCCTCCATCTCCCCTATTATCTGCTCCAGCTGCCGGTCGCTG
The genomic region above belongs to bacterium and contains:
- a CDS encoding 2-oxoacid:acceptor oxidoreductase subunit alpha translates to MRMIDITITIAGAAGQGMQTISYTLAKALTRQGYFVHCYQDLMSRIRGGHNFAVLRISDRPVGSLSERSNILIALNRESIDIHSPGMVEGGVVVFDEKISDAGASTGLSVHGGGASTGLSAHDDKKLNLFPVPLEKLALEAAQSKIMVNAAACGVCFSLMEYDFDVLADTLGDLFDRKGDLIVEANIRAARAGYDFAEREFKGVCPYCTLHRKASTSPGKMLMTGSEAAGFGSLVSGLQFLSAYPMSPSTGIMEYCAAKQKEVSGLLVEQAEDEIAAINMTIGASVAGVRAMTCTSGGGFALMTEGLSLAGMTEVPLVVFIAQRPGPATGFPTRTEQGDLLFALYGGHGEFARAILAPGDAEETVYAMQQAFNLADRYQTPVIVLGDQNLNDSFWTVDGLDLDKISIDRGKLLASWDQASGSYKRYHLSSDGISDRLIPGATEEVQYWDSDEHTEEGHIAESASVRLQMTAKRLAKLKGLKEDSLSPEVFGDSRETVLVGFGSSKWAVREAVEKLQEQGEKVSAVHFPQVFPLPKETVELLSGYKKIIVVEQNATGQFEKLLLTETGIKADGSIRKFDGRPLTAQYIVDSYNTID
- a CDS encoding 2-oxoacid:ferredoxin oxidoreductase subunit beta gives rise to the protein MLDVNIYKSEDQSAWCPGCYNFAILKAVKQALASLDIAPHQVMFSSGIGQAPKLPHYLKCNLFNGLHGRTLPVATGIKLANHGLQVIAEGGDGDGYAEGGNHFVHAMRRNPGITYLVHDNQIYGLTKGQTSPTSEGGLVTGTTPFGNYNAPEHPLALAIAADCSLVARGFAGDSDSLAELIAAAIKHPGFALVDILQPCVTFNKLNTFQWYKERVYQLEPEYDPSDRQKAFARALEWGDRIPLGIIYKNDRLPLETLLPQLKPGPLVKQAADPSQRKKLSAQFN